One Sodalinema gerasimenkoae IPPAS B-353 DNA segment encodes these proteins:
- a CDS encoding response regulator produces the protein MQGNLNEIDIRSILQLIELGQRTGELFVETYSSPPSPARAYSPAHIHREMATSQNSWFVFCANGQLVYAGGSLDGNLTRLREYLRYYQLDHLIDQIQRSGFETTNAPEYGCLWQLLENHLIAPEQGRSILRKMVHETLFDLLSLHQGSFIFDMGPALSPQLMTLEMAAPLSKTAKQVQEWKQFYPHLQSPHQCPAITDIESLQAELPPKAFNTLNRLCDGKTSLRQMSRYLHRDLVPIARAIHPYVKQGWVQLLSPSTPSSGGDRLGNTGLRPATARVPRIVCIDDERTIRKTIELMLKPHGYEITSFGSSLKALSLVFPLKPDLILCDIAMPEPDGYELCAMLRKSRAFRQTPIIMLTGRDGFIDRVRARMVGATDYLTKPFGEQELLMLLETYIGPGIEGPVPSADAPLEDPGLGV, from the coding sequence ATGCAGGGAAATTTAAACGAAATTGACATCCGCAGTATCCTGCAACTGATCGAACTCGGTCAGCGCACCGGAGAACTTTTCGTGGAAACCTATAGCTCGCCACCGAGTCCGGCTCGTGCCTATAGTCCCGCCCATATTCACCGCGAGATGGCCACCTCCCAGAACTCCTGGTTTGTCTTTTGTGCCAATGGGCAGTTGGTCTATGCCGGTGGCAGTCTCGATGGAAACTTAACCCGACTGCGGGAGTACCTCCGCTACTACCAGCTTGACCACCTCATCGACCAGATTCAACGCTCCGGCTTTGAAACCACCAATGCTCCGGAATATGGTTGTCTCTGGCAACTGCTGGAAAATCATCTCATTGCCCCGGAACAGGGTCGCAGTATTCTCCGCAAAATGGTTCATGAGACCCTCTTTGACTTGCTGAGTTTACATCAGGGTTCCTTTATCTTCGATATGGGTCCGGCCTTGTCCCCCCAACTGATGACCCTGGAAATGGCAGCTCCCCTGTCCAAAACTGCCAAGCAAGTCCAGGAATGGAAACAGTTTTACCCTCATCTGCAATCGCCCCATCAATGTCCCGCCATTACCGATATCGAGTCCCTGCAAGCCGAACTCCCTCCCAAAGCCTTTAATACCCTCAACCGTCTCTGTGACGGCAAAACCTCCCTGCGTCAGATGTCCCGATATCTGCATCGGGATCTCGTGCCCATTGCCCGGGCCATTCACCCTTACGTGAAACAGGGCTGGGTGCAACTGCTCTCTCCCTCAACCCCGTCCTCTGGGGGCGATCGCCTTGGGAATACGGGATTACGCCCAGCCACCGCCCGGGTTCCCCGCATTGTCTGCATCGATGACGAGCGCACCATCCGCAAAACCATTGAGCTAATGCTCAAACCCCATGGCTACGAAATTACCTCCTTCGGCAGTTCCCTCAAAGCTCTCTCCCTGGTGTTTCCTCTAAAACCCGACCTCATCCTCTGCGACATCGCCATGCCCGAACCCGATGGCTATGAACTCTGTGCCATGTTGCGTAAATCTCGGGCCTTTCGTCAAACCCCGATTATTATGTTGACCGGCCGGGATGGCTTTATTGATCGCGTGCGAGCGCGCATGGTGGGGGCGACGGATTATTTAACCAAACCTTTTGGCGAACAGGAACTGCTTATGCTCCTAGAAACCTATATCGGGCCAGGCATTGAGGGCCCTGTGCCCTCCGCCGATGCCCCCCTAGAGGATCCCGGCCTTGGCGTCTAA